In Nostoc sp. CENA543, a single genomic region encodes these proteins:
- a CDS encoding tyrosine-type recombinase/integrase: MTTSIPYPITTDGSQPSLRVGSLQQPTHHKTVVSRQVHKVMTTTLAVYEPQVVIPTNLIPFPSTEPTTTERVIELWLVGLSNTTREQYSRDIRQFRAFAKLTDFRSISPLTFIAYAQHLEQTYAVATIRRKLASLSSFCAFAVRLGFLTANPMAAVRKPKASTTLAGKTLTQQQVFRMLDRTDDHRNRCLLKVLYSLGLRVSEAIGLRWSDFTEVNPTKTTVSVLGKGSKYRTLVVPQSVWSELLELRTTQQYNGVNDYVFQSYSNRYRKQSGKQLDRCNASKIVKACAVAVGLPESVSAHFLRHACASHSLANGASIQLVKETLGHANISTTNWYLEANPDDCASLYLNV, translated from the coding sequence ATGACAACATCGATACCCTACCCAATAACCACTGACGGTAGCCAACCATCATTACGGGTTGGCTCTCTACAACAGCCTACACATCACAAAACAGTAGTTTCGAGACAGGTACACAAAGTCATGACAACCACCCTCGCAGTCTATGAACCACAAGTAGTTATACCTACTAACCTGATACCCTTCCCTTCTACAGAACCAACGACAACCGAACGCGTCATTGAGTTGTGGTTAGTCGGGTTAAGTAATACCACGCGTGAACAATACAGCCGCGACATCCGACAGTTTCGAGCGTTCGCCAAGCTAACCGACTTTCGTAGCATCTCACCATTAACCTTCATTGCCTACGCTCAACACCTTGAGCAGACTTACGCTGTCGCTACTATTCGCCGTAAGCTGGCATCGCTCTCTAGCTTCTGTGCGTTTGCTGTCCGTCTGGGTTTCCTGACTGCTAACCCTATGGCGGCTGTCCGTAAACCGAAAGCATCGACCACGTTAGCGGGTAAGACACTAACCCAGCAACAAGTGTTCAGGATGTTGGACAGAACAGACGACCATCGAAACAGGTGTTTGCTTAAGGTGTTGTACAGTCTAGGTTTACGCGTCAGTGAGGCTATCGGTTTACGTTGGTCTGACTTCACTGAGGTTAACCCTACTAAGACAACGGTCAGCGTGTTAGGCAAAGGTAGTAAGTATAGAACGCTGGTTGTACCTCAGTCAGTCTGGTCTGAGTTGTTGGAGTTGCGAACAACTCAACAATATAACGGGGTTAATGACTACGTGTTTCAGTCGTACAGCAACCGTTACCGAAAGCAGTCAGGTAAACAGCTAGACCGTTGTAACGCATCAAAGATAGTGAAAGCCTGTGCTGTTGCTGTTGGTTTACCTGAGTCAGTCTCGGCTCACTTTCTACGTCATGCCTGTGCATCCCATAGCCTAGCCAATGGTGCATCTATTCAACTGGTTAAAGAAACGCTAGGTCATGCCAACATCTCAACAACTAACTGGTATCTAGAGGCTAACCCAGATGACTGCGCCTCACTGTACCTCAACGTTTAA